A window of Haliscomenobacter hydrossis DSM 1100 contains these coding sequences:
- the istB gene encoding IS21-like element helper ATPase IstB: protein MQQLENKLKYLRMSAVLQSLKNHNDTAQEQQLSYLEFFEMLIEDECAKRKANVLRQRLAKSKLNTQKSFEHYDLNFQPELDKKMLSEIRSCRFIDEHKNIILIGKPGTGKTHLANAIGLEAAARGYSVLFTHLHTLLEKLAQGRIDSSHRRTLQQILAPDLLILDEIGFRSLAPQALDDFFEIIRHRYEHKSTIFTSNRNFEDWGAILGDKVMASAIIDRIVHHAHILKFNGDSFRIKDFLAHLDNSI, encoded by the coding sequence ATGCAACAATTGGAAAACAAACTGAAGTACCTCCGCATGTCCGCTGTACTTCAATCCCTCAAAAACCACAACGACACCGCTCAGGAACAGCAACTTTCCTACCTTGAGTTCTTTGAAATGCTCATTGAGGACGAGTGTGCCAAACGAAAAGCCAATGTCCTCCGACAACGACTAGCTAAAAGCAAACTCAATACTCAAAAGTCTTTTGAGCATTATGACCTCAATTTTCAACCCGAACTCGACAAAAAAATGCTCTCCGAAATTCGTTCCTGTCGCTTTATTGATGAACACAAAAACATCATCCTCATTGGTAAACCCGGCACGGGCAAAACCCATCTTGCCAACGCCATCGGGCTAGAAGCCGCAGCCAGAGGTTATTCCGTACTCTTTACCCATTTACACACCCTGCTCGAAAAACTCGCTCAGGGCCGAATCGACTCCTCTCATCGTAGAACCCTTCAGCAAATCCTCGCACCTGATCTGCTTATTCTTGATGAAATCGGGTTCCGATCCCTGGCTCCACAAGCTCTCGACGACTTCTTTGAGATTATTCGGCATCGTTATGAGCATAAATCTACCATCTTCACTTCTAACCGCAATTTTGAAGATTGGGGCGCTATTCTTGGCGATAAGGTCATGGCTTCTGCCATCATTGATCGAATCGTTCACCATGCTCACATCCTTAAATTCAATGGTGATAGCTTCCGAATTAAAGATTTTCTAGCCCATTTGGATAACTCTATTTAA
- a CDS encoding ATP-binding protein — translation MNNFLQESADQNHPMRALKDFLDQEAQYEKAKMHNKRRFVGYILDIGYEAITIITSDPFKISVGGIPRNSILIMVPDKFEYKEESEFTVKLPLHFTVLRVLDSAPTPLSNEVQQTYFELQKKSMPELDIFTQGELQWGALKTEVLGMFYPHPEQRNSIEFSGDLNNFVSAHKYHIYAPDDTLLHLITNSIVPQTNRFCVGKLRLTECRLPLINREKINVDVHLSTNDFLASRTAMFGKTRLGKSNVVKLVIQSLLETTDPNKSVYEVKLPTLQVLKNDEKYSKELLTYLYSKRDTKFEGIDQFRTEVLNQAPDLENHISYFESIFKTSVGQLIFDINGEYANDNPQDGNKSIRSAYEDRCVVYALSKKPSTPSKQLQINFYEHPKESHKLLTPILEATGRGNSIYVDNFLEVDVPGIQEYKEASPETKKRVKRKILIYWAILHRAGFKADENILRQLLGNLSPEFSAAVINAIYSNGTPPTRIDSLDELAHCLELAAEVNRAEPLPSSTRGKHLFDADDVSLLDFLKPKSSASAGPGILKSQDKYHNLAAGNFTKEILKLLDEGKTVIVDLGNANEKVAEFFARDLSKSIFRHQTEKFTANRLFQQYIQIYFEEAHNLFKDNDTSKETEIYRRFAKEGAKYHIGMVYSTQSPSTINADLLAQTENFFVAHLASQDDVNKLARVNIAYNSIKQDILQAKTPGYMRMLTRSHRFVISLQANKFSPTN, via the coding sequence ATGAATAATTTTTTGCAGGAGTCCGCAGATCAAAACCATCCCATGAGAGCCTTAAAAGATTTTTTAGATCAAGAGGCTCAGTATGAGAAAGCCAAAATGCACAACAAGCGCCGTTTTGTAGGCTACATTCTAGACATTGGCTACGAAGCGATTACGATTATAACTTCAGACCCGTTTAAGATATCAGTCGGAGGAATTCCCAGGAACTCTATTCTAATAATGGTTCCAGACAAGTTCGAATACAAGGAAGAAAGTGAATTCACAGTAAAGTTACCTCTTCATTTTACAGTATTACGAGTTCTGGATAGCGCCCCAACACCACTTTCTAATGAGGTCCAACAAACATATTTTGAACTTCAAAAAAAATCAATGCCCGAGCTTGATATATTTACGCAGGGAGAGCTTCAGTGGGGGGCATTAAAAACCGAGGTTCTAGGTATGTTTTATCCTCACCCTGAACAACGAAACAGCATCGAATTTTCAGGTGATTTGAACAACTTCGTTAGTGCACATAAATACCATATTTATGCCCCTGATGACACTCTTCTACATTTGATTACTAATTCAATTGTACCACAGACTAATAGGTTCTGTGTAGGAAAGTTAAGGCTCACAGAATGTCGCTTACCGCTAATAAATAGAGAAAAAATAAATGTCGATGTGCATTTATCAACCAATGACTTTTTAGCTTCTCGTACAGCTATGTTTGGTAAAACTAGACTAGGAAAAAGTAATGTTGTAAAACTTGTGATTCAGAGTCTTCTAGAAACAACTGATCCGAATAAGTCGGTCTATGAAGTAAAACTCCCTACTTTGCAGGTCTTGAAAAATGATGAAAAGTATTCCAAGGAACTTCTCACATATTTATATTCTAAAAGAGATACAAAATTTGAAGGTATTGACCAATTTAGAACTGAAGTACTCAATCAAGCCCCTGATTTAGAAAATCATATTTCATATTTTGAATCGATTTTCAAAACGTCAGTAGGTCAGCTTATTTTTGACATCAATGGAGAATACGCTAATGATAACCCACAAGATGGAAACAAATCTATAAGAAGTGCTTATGAAGACAGGTGTGTTGTTTATGCATTATCAAAAAAGCCATCTACTCCATCTAAGCAATTGCAAATCAACTTCTATGAACATCCTAAAGAGTCTCACAAACTACTGACGCCAATTCTAGAAGCAACAGGTCGGGGCAACTCTATATATGTCGATAATTTCCTAGAAGTTGATGTACCAGGCATCCAAGAATACAAGGAAGCCAGTCCTGAAACAAAGAAACGAGTTAAGAGAAAAATATTGATTTATTGGGCGATTCTCCATCGTGCAGGATTCAAGGCAGATGAAAATATATTGAGACAATTGTTAGGGAATCTGAGTCCAGAATTTAGTGCTGCCGTAATTAATGCCATTTACAGCAACGGAACACCACCAACTAGAATCGATTCACTAGATGAGTTAGCACACTGTCTTGAATTAGCGGCGGAAGTCAATAGAGCAGAACCTCTGCCAAGTAGTACCAGAGGAAAACACTTGTTTGATGCTGACGACGTTTCTTTACTGGATTTTTTAAAACCGAAATCTTCAGCAAGTGCGGGACCTGGAATACTTAAGAGTCAAGATAAATATCATAATCTTGCTGCGGGGAATTTCACGAAAGAAATCCTTAAACTTCTAGATGAAGGTAAAACGGTGATTGTTGACCTAGGTAATGCTAATGAGAAGGTAGCAGAGTTTTTTGCACGGGACCTGTCAAAGTCAATCTTCAGACATCAAACTGAAAAATTCACAGCGAACCGATTATTTCAACAATACATTCAAATCTACTTTGAAGAGGCTCATAACCTTTTTAAAGATAATGATACAAGCAAAGAAACAGAAATATATCGCCGATTTGCAAAAGAAGGTGCGAAGTACCACATTGGTATGGTCTACTCTACGCAATCTCCAAGCACAATCAATGCTGATCTACTTGCGCAAACCGAGAATTTTTTTGTTGCCCATTTGGCATCACAAGATGATGTCAACAAGCTTGCTAGAGTGAACATTGCTTACAATAGTATCAAACAAGATATTTTACAAGCCAAAACTCCCGGTTATATGCGGATGCTTACTCGGTCCCATCGTTTTGTTATATCACTGCAAGCCAATAAGTTTTCACCAACTAATTGA
- a CDS encoding DNA adenine methylase, with the protein MKFLRYPGGKSKLLYFLTDFLPKSGKIAGTYIEPFVGGGSVFLFMNPSKAIIADLNKDLTDLYKGIKLYPHKVWEIFSQFPEGKEAYYQIRGAEYKTKPLYFRAARTLYLNRTCFKGMWRNSPNGDFNVGYGGESRRWVVTQKNIIELSKAFKQAEIVNCDFDKTLSRVSNGDFVFLDPPYKPGEKEMKDKHYANGRFSFQEQIRLAHKLKSLEKIDFKWMMTNSDHPDILDLYNGYFIRKVPFGTSSNVGIFTENSKEVLISNF; encoded by the coding sequence ATGAAGTTTCTACGATACCCAGGCGGAAAGAGTAAACTGCTATATTTTTTGACCGACTTTTTGCCTAAATCTGGGAAAATTGCAGGAACCTATATCGAACCGTTTGTAGGAGGTGGATCAGTTTTTTTGTTTATGAATCCTAGTAAGGCGATTATTGCTGATTTAAACAAAGATTTGACTGACCTTTATAAAGGTATAAAGTTATATCCGCATAAAGTATGGGAAATCTTTAGTCAATTTCCTGAAGGCAAAGAAGCTTATTATCAAATCCGGGGGGCAGAATACAAAACAAAACCACTTTATTTTAGGGCAGCTAGGACTCTTTATCTAAACAGAACTTGCTTTAAAGGAATGTGGCGGAATAGCCCCAATGGCGATTTTAATGTTGGATATGGAGGTGAGTCAAGGCGTTGGGTTGTCACACAAAAAAATATTATAGAACTTTCAAAGGCTTTTAAACAGGCTGAAATCGTCAATTGCGACTTTGATAAAACGTTAAGTAGAGTTTCTAACGGCGACTTCGTATTTCTTGACCCACCTTACAAGCCAGGGGAAAAGGAAATGAAAGACAAACATTATGCTAATGGAAGGTTTTCTTTCCAAGAGCAGATTCGACTAGCGCATAAACTCAAAAGTTTAGAAAAAATAGACTTCAAGTGGATGATGACTAATTCTGATCATCCTGATATTCTTGATCTCTATAATGGGTACTTTATCAGAAAGGTACCTTTTGGCACAAGTTCGAATGTGGGTATTTTTACTGAAAATTCAAAAGAAGTGTTAATTTCAAATTTTTAG
- a CDS encoding YebC/PmpR family DNA-binding transcriptional regulator produces the protein MGRAFEFRKGRKLKRWASMAKSFTKVNRDVTIAVKEAGPDPETNSKLRIAIQNAKAMNVPKDNVDRAIQKALGKDSADYKELVYEGYGPHKVAFVVETATDNPTRTVANVRSYFSKYGGALASSGTFDFIFSHDSVFKIKAEGIDLDELELELIDHGLEELFPEDDCIVIYAGFKNFGAMQKALEERGVEMVSAEFERNANVTKELTEEQKADVDKLIDKMEEDEDIVNFFHNMV, from the coding sequence ATGGGTCGCGCGTTTGAATTCAGAAAAGGGCGTAAACTTAAGCGCTGGGCCAGTATGGCCAAAAGCTTCACCAAAGTAAACCGCGATGTGACCATTGCGGTGAAAGAAGCTGGTCCTGACCCAGAGACCAACTCCAAGTTGCGGATTGCCATCCAAAACGCCAAAGCCATGAATGTGCCCAAAGACAACGTCGATCGCGCCATTCAAAAGGCCCTGGGCAAAGACTCCGCCGACTATAAGGAACTTGTATACGAGGGTTACGGCCCGCATAAAGTGGCCTTCGTCGTAGAAACCGCTACCGACAACCCTACCCGCACCGTCGCCAACGTGCGCAGCTACTTCTCCAAGTACGGCGGCGCGCTGGCCAGCTCGGGCACTTTTGATTTCATCTTCTCCCACGACAGCGTATTCAAAATCAAAGCCGAAGGCATCGACCTCGATGAACTGGAACTGGAACTGATCGACCACGGCCTGGAGGAACTTTTCCCCGAAGACGATTGTATTGTGATCTACGCGGGCTTCAAAAACTTCGGTGCCATGCAAAAAGCCCTCGAAGAACGGGGCGTAGAAATGGTCAGCGCCGAATTTGAACGCAACGCCAACGTCACCAAAGAACTGACCGAAGAACAAAAAGCCGACGTAGACAAACTGATCGACAAAATGGAAGAGGACGAGGATATCGTCAACTTTTTCCACAATATGGTGTAG
- a CDS encoding DUF2442 domain-containing protein, which translates to MENYPRIKYLEPLPGYRLFIIFDNGDIKVYSLAERLQTPAFRALQDESLFITAHIANGGYGVIWNDDIDLSEYELWQKGVEVSNVNELVAKVA; encoded by the coding sequence ATGGAAAACTACCCACGCATCAAATACCTCGAGCCGCTCCCTGGCTACCGCCTTTTCATCATTTTTGACAATGGTGACATCAAAGTGTACTCCCTGGCTGAACGCTTGCAAACACCCGCTTTTCGCGCCTTACAAGATGAATCTCTTTTCATCACTGCACATATCGCTAATGGCGGCTACGGCGTAATTTGGAATGATGATATTGATTTGAGCGAGTATGAATTGTGGCAAAAAGGGGTGGAGGTTTCCAATGTCAATGAGCTGGTGGCTAAAGTGGCTTAA
- a CDS encoding S8 family serine peptidase — translation MNDKNYVSIMDGTMLPGRSLMDYVYDPINNKYLAPAQAIRNFNTPEYYKNNTPYTRIVAIVDTGVLPDHPFIKNLLIESIDFTGEGIADLNGHGTIVTLLAILPTTPIINVKVVSADGKGSPESLINGLNWLKRKKKTFGENIKLYVNVSLGTYSKKWGIFDCRGRCRICKAAEELTQEDVTIYAAAGNTPGKTSCPAKLALTTKNERILAVGDENWEKSGKFNRSANSNPGPFRDINW, via the coding sequence ATGAATGATAAAAACTATGTATCAATAATGGATGGAACAATGCTTCCTGGCAGATCTTTAATGGACTACGTTTACGACCCTATTAATAATAAATATTTAGCTCCTGCTCAAGCGATTAGAAACTTTAACACCCCAGAATATTATAAAAATAATACGCCATATACTAGAATAGTCGCTATTGTTGATACAGGAGTGCTTCCTGATCACCCTTTTATTAAAAATTTATTAATTGAATCTATCGATTTTACAGGAGAAGGTATTGCCGATTTAAACGGTCATGGAACGATCGTAACCCTATTAGCAATTTTACCAACTACACCTATTATTAATGTGAAAGTTGTTTCGGCTGATGGAAAAGGTTCGCCAGAGTCATTGATAAATGGTTTAAATTGGCTAAAAAGAAAGAAGAAAACTTTTGGAGAAAATATTAAACTTTATGTAAATGTAAGTCTAGGGACATACTCAAAGAAATGGGGTATTTTTGATTGTAGAGGGAGATGTCGCATTTGCAAGGCAGCCGAAGAACTTACACAAGAAGATGTTACCATATATGCTGCCGCTGGTAATACCCCGGGTAAAACATCATGTCCTGCCAAATTAGCATTAACGACTAAAAATGAGAGGATTCTAGCAGTGGGGGATGAAAATTGGGAAAAGAGTGGTAAATTTAACCGTTCTGCAAACTCAAACCCCGGCCCCTTCAGAGACATCAACTGGTAG
- a CDS encoding DUF1643 domain-containing protein, translating into MQKGAIMSDCENYRYQLWRIWDDSKPKLMFIMLNPSTADAQENDPTINRCTSFAQNWGYGGLYVGNIFAYRSTNPAVLKQVTNPLGDDNYFHLLQMRKKCEIIVAAWGNNGPKLENLSLPEIETTELYCIDWTKLDRPKHPLYIKSGIVGPTPVCKYFKV; encoded by the coding sequence ATGCAGAAAGGTGCAATTATGTCTGATTGTGAGAATTATCGGTATCAACTTTGGCGAATTTGGGACGATTCAAAGCCTAAACTGATGTTTATTATGCTTAATCCATCAACTGCTGATGCACAAGAAAATGACCCTACGATCAATAGGTGTACTTCTTTTGCACAGAACTGGGGATATGGTGGATTATATGTTGGCAACATTTTTGCTTATCGCTCTACTAATCCAGCAGTATTGAAACAGGTTACCAATCCGTTAGGTGATGATAACTATTTTCATCTTTTACAAATGAGAAAAAAATGTGAAATTATTGTAGCAGCGTGGGGAAATAATGGTCCCAAACTGGAAAATCTATCTCTCCCTGAAATCGAAACAACTGAGTTGTATTGTATTGATTGGACTAAATTGGATCGACCTAAGCATCCACTTTATATCAAAAGTGGAATAGTTGGGCCTACTCCTGTTTGCAAGTATTTTAAAGTTTAA
- a CDS encoding PDDEXK nuclease domain-containing protein codes for MQDDLQIHHFQQLYDLIKLARSRSLVVVNREHLNLFWQVGAFIEAKLSEGSWGDKVVDQFSEWLKQMDPSVKNFDRRNIYRMRAFFLAYSSIQVKPGKGGAAIEVLEKPQLQDTLEQAGQIVVSLNPQLPEIPKWLCQLSWTHHIYILSATKDPEERMFYILLAAREKYTVKELKRQVQSSLYERQKLSNKNILKLNHPHADKMSIIFRDRYVFEFLDLPEPFNEHDLKKGLIGKLKKFILELGRDFIFIGEEYRIIVGVKDFFIDLLFYHRDLQCLIAFELKTVAFEPEHLGKLNFYLEALDRDVKKPHEHPSIGVLLCKTKDNTEVEYALSRNISPALVAEYQTKLIDKGVLKKLLSEWTEDLDDDG; via the coding sequence ATGCAGGACGATCTACAAATCCATCATTTTCAACAGCTGTACGACCTGATCAAACTGGCCAGATCAAGATCGTTGGTTGTGGTCAATCGTGAGCATTTAAACCTTTTTTGGCAAGTAGGTGCTTTCATTGAAGCTAAGCTTAGTGAGGGGAGTTGGGGCGATAAGGTGGTGGATCAATTCTCAGAATGGCTCAAACAAATGGACCCCAGTGTCAAAAATTTTGATCGGCGCAACATCTACCGCATGCGCGCCTTCTTTCTGGCTTATTCCAGCATTCAAGTGAAGCCAGGAAAGGGCGGGGCTGCAATTGAGGTTTTGGAAAAACCCCAATTGCAAGACACCTTAGAACAGGCTGGGCAAATTGTGGTTTCGTTGAACCCACAATTACCTGAAATTCCCAAATGGCTTTGCCAATTGTCCTGGACTCATCACATCTACATTTTATCTGCAACCAAAGACCCTGAAGAAAGAATGTTTTACATCTTGCTGGCAGCGAGAGAAAAATACACGGTAAAAGAATTAAAAAGGCAAGTTCAAAGCAGCCTTTACGAAAGACAAAAACTCAGCAATAAAAATATACTCAAGCTCAATCATCCACATGCGGATAAAATGAGTATTATTTTTAGAGACAGATATGTCTTTGAGTTCCTAGACCTACCTGAGCCCTTCAACGAACACGACTTGAAAAAAGGGTTGATTGGGAAATTAAAAAAATTCATTCTTGAGTTGGGGCGTGACTTCATTTTTATCGGCGAAGAATATCGAATCATCGTTGGTGTCAAAGATTTTTTTATCGATCTTTTATTTTATCATCGCGATTTGCAATGTCTGATTGCCTTCGAGCTAAAAACGGTAGCATTTGAGCCTGAACATCTGGGAAAACTCAATTTTTATCTGGAAGCCCTAGATCGAGATGTGAAGAAACCTCACGAACATCCTTCAATTGGAGTTTTGCTTTGTAAGACCAAGGACAATACTGAGGTAGAATATGCCTTGAGTCGCAACATCAGCCCGGCCTTGGTTGCTGAATACCAAACAAAATTGATAGATAAAGGAGTACTGAAAAAACTATTGAGTGAATGGACAGAAGACCTAGATGATGATGGATAG
- a CDS encoding pentapeptide repeat-containing protein, whose amino-acid sequence MATENTHKPVKKSLIPIIIASCSIGILLGVVGVWAYKQYSGQITNIVLFLLLALFVFALLTFVLFWMLKNYLTRLAFGSNSADAPDLIAEGQKFSKAIINYLIDNLPQNVYQGDRGLAKNLAHTLSNLLIWGRLRNWWWNWLMSIFVAIGGLAGTLLLVNQNELLQNQNQLIKNQMSLEEASRRGALVMLMSNIFDKVDREIERQWDTMKAVTDYTRFSLSQSLIGQIAALSQAFKPYRFMVGDTLIGRPLSPERGQLLVTITILPLDTMTLEKIYRQSTFEKADLMGANLMGADLIEADLIEANLIEANLRGADLRGADLMEADFGGAYLMGADLREADLRGADLRGADFIVANLREANLSWANLREANLMGADLSEAHNLTFSQVILARALYKCKLPKSIDEAKLKKEKPELFEKR is encoded by the coding sequence ATGGCAACAGAAAACACTCACAAGCCCGTTAAAAAGTCTTTAATTCCGATTATCATTGCTAGTTGTTCTATAGGGATTCTTCTCGGTGTTGTTGGTGTCTGGGCTTACAAACAGTACTCCGGGCAAATTACCAATATTGTACTTTTTCTTTTATTGGCCCTCTTTGTCTTTGCATTGTTGACCTTTGTCCTTTTTTGGATGCTTAAAAATTATCTGACGCGACTAGCTTTTGGATCAAACTCTGCCGATGCCCCGGACTTAATCGCTGAAGGTCAAAAATTCTCAAAAGCAATAATCAACTACTTGATAGATAATTTACCTCAAAATGTATATCAAGGAGATAGGGGATTAGCAAAGAACCTTGCCCATACTTTGAGTAATTTACTCATTTGGGGACGGTTGCGGAATTGGTGGTGGAATTGGTTGATGAGTATTTTTGTGGCTATTGGGGGGCTGGCGGGGACCTTATTGTTGGTGAATCAGAATGAGTTGTTGCAAAATCAGAACCAGTTAATCAAAAACCAGATGTCGTTGGAGGAGGCTAGTCGGCGGGGGGCTTTGGTGATGTTGATGAGTAATATATTTGATAAGGTGGATAGAGAAATAGAACGCCAGTGGGATACGATGAAAGCGGTGACTGATTATACTAGATTTTCGTTGAGTCAGTCGTTGATCGGGCAGATTGCAGCGTTGAGCCAGGCGTTTAAGCCGTATCGGTTTATGGTTGGAGATACGTTGATTGGAAGGCCATTGAGCCCAGAGAGGGGGCAGTTGTTGGTGACAATTACAATATTGCCATTGGATACAATGACTTTAGAAAAGATATATAGACAAAGTACTTTTGAGAAGGCTGATTTGATGGGGGCTAATTTGATGGGGGCTGATTTAATTGAGGCTGATTTAATTGAGGCTAATTTGATTGAGGCTAATTTGAGGGGAGCGGATTTGAGGGGAGCGGATTTGATGGAAGCTGATTTTGGGGGGGCTTATTTGATGGGGGCTGATTTGAGGGAGGCTGATTTGAGGGGGGCCGATTTGAGGGGGGCCGATTTTATTGTGGCTAATTTGAGGGAGGCTAATTTGAGTTGGGCTAATTTGAGGGAGGCTAATTTGATGGGGGCTGATCTGAGTGAGGCTCACAACTTAACCTTTAGTCAAGTTATTCTAGCTCGTGCTTTATACAAATGTAAACTTCCAAAGAGTATAGATGAGGCGAAGTTGAAGAAGGAGAAGCCAGAGCTATTTGAAAAACGCTAA
- a CDS encoding DUF4160 domain-containing protein — translation MPIIGKIKGIILRMFFGDHTPPHFHASNNEYEGLFKIDDFEMFKGDLSTKDQKEVKKWAKSRQSKLKDMWDSQDIQNID, via the coding sequence ATGCCCATTATTGGAAAAATTAAAGGAATTATCCTGCGGATGTTCTTTGGTGATCATACCCCGCCCCACTTTCACGCCAGCAACAATGAGTACGAGGGCTTGTTTAAAATAGATGATTTTGAAATGTTTAAAGGAGATTTAAGTACAAAGGATCAAAAAGAGGTTAAGAAGTGGGCCAAATCACGTCAGTCCAAATTGAAGGACATGTGGGATTCCCAAGACATTCAAAACATCGATTAA
- a CDS encoding DUF5675 family protein: MLKLKYVLTLEDVPGFNLIRVHSGVKIGDTRGCPLPGLATDMDTNSNFSVARSREALKRIHRILDPFFVEGEMDFGVEIWWEVRRELLIQFVKI, translated from the coding sequence TTGCTTAAGCTGAAGTATGTGCTGACGCTGGAAGATGTGCCGGGTTTTAATTTGATTCGGGTGCATTCCGGGGTGAAGATCGGAGACACCAGGGGCTGCCCGCTGCCGGGTTTGGCGACGGATATGGATACCAATAGCAATTTTTCGGTGGCCCGGAGCCGGGAAGCGCTGAAAAGGATTCATCGAATTTTGGATCCGTTTTTTGTGGAGGGGGAGATGGATTTTGGGGTGGAGATTTGGTGGGAGGTTAGAAGAGAGTTGCTGATTCAGTTTGTCAAGATTTAA
- a CDS encoding LexA family protein — protein sequence MKTVTRTQFRECITRSDIFFVEIHCNSMRQFGIRAGNLVVVDQDASPRIGDLVLIAVENGWGIRKLIKLNGQVYLESDTERSGVREEYMVAGKVVMVVRGCERGISIKCN from the coding sequence ATGAAGACTGTAACACGAACACAATTCCGGGAATGTATCACCCGATCCGACATATTCTTTGTTGAAATACACTGCAATTCCATGAGACAATTCGGCATCCGTGCCGGGAACCTGGTCGTGGTGGATCAGGATGCCAGCCCAAGAATCGGGGATTTGGTGCTAATCGCTGTAGAAAACGGCTGGGGGATTCGGAAGTTGATCAAGTTGAACGGGCAGGTGTATTTGGAAAGTGATACGGAGAGATCGGGGGTGAGGGAGGAGTATATGGTCGCGGGGAAGGTTGTGATGGTGGTGCGGGGGTGTGAGAGAGGGATTAGTATTAAATGTAACTAA